Proteins co-encoded in one Alphaproteobacteria bacterium PA2 genomic window:
- a CDS encoding carnitine dehydratase — translation MYDLLKGLRVVEGSAFVAGPTCGLYLAQLGAEVIRFDNIGGGPDFRRWPLTEAGDSLYWEGLNKSKKSIAIDLGRPEGRELAQRLAAAPGEEGGVFVTNFPVEGFLSYEKLAALRPDLICVRVMGWADGRPAVDYTVNSAVGVPLITGHPDDPRPVNHVLPAWDLLTGAYAAFSLVSALLARSRDGKGREVRIPLSDMAASTLANLGFLAESTVGPGDRQRMGNDLFGAFGRDFVTADGTRIMLVAITGRQWSGIQDVLEIAPQISALEAELGVNFAADEGLRFAHRDRLFPVFEQAFAAKTLDHLRPVFEQLGVCWGPYQTMSQAAQDPRLFVGNPVFSDMLHPSGKAYPAPGFAATLPQDQRATPRPAARLGQHTDEVLANLLGLSGLEIGRLHDAGIVAGPSQ, via the coding sequence ATGTACGACCTTCTGAAAGGCCTTCGCGTTGTCGAAGGCTCCGCCTTCGTCGCCGGACCCACCTGCGGGCTCTATCTTGCCCAGCTGGGCGCCGAGGTGATCCGCTTCGACAATATTGGCGGGGGGCCGGATTTCCGGCGCTGGCCGCTCACCGAGGCAGGAGACAGCCTCTACTGGGAGGGGCTGAACAAGTCGAAGAAGTCCATCGCCATCGACCTGGGCCGGCCCGAGGGGCGCGAACTCGCCCAACGGCTGGCGGCGGCGCCCGGCGAGGAAGGTGGGGTTTTTGTCACCAACTTTCCGGTGGAAGGCTTTCTTTCCTATGAGAAACTCGCCGCCCTGAGGCCGGACCTGATCTGTGTCCGGGTCATGGGGTGGGCTGATGGCCGACCGGCCGTGGATTATACGGTCAACAGCGCCGTAGGTGTTCCCTTGATCACCGGCCATCCTGACGACCCGCGCCCGGTCAATCATGTCCTGCCGGCCTGGGACCTGCTGACCGGCGCCTATGCCGCATTTTCCCTGGTGTCAGCCCTGCTGGCCAGAAGCCGGGATGGGAAGGGGCGGGAGGTCCGTATTCCACTGTCCGACATGGCGGCGTCGACCCTGGCCAACCTCGGATTCCTCGCCGAGTCCACCGTCGGGCCCGGCGACCGCCAACGCATGGGCAATGACCTGTTCGGCGCGTTTGGCCGGGACTTCGTGACCGCGGACGGCACGCGGATCATGCTGGTGGCGATTACGGGTCGGCAGTGGAGCGGAATTCAGGATGTTCTTGAAATCGCGCCACAAATATCTGCACTGGAAGCCGAGCTGGGTGTGAACTTCGCAGCCGATGAAGGTTTGAGGTTTGCCCACCGCGACCGGCTGTTTCCCGTTTTTGAGCAGGCCTTCGCCGCCAAGACCCTGGATCATCTGAGGCCGGTCTTCGAGCAGCTGGGTGTTTGTTGGGGTCCCTATCAGACCATGAGTCAGGCGGCGCAGGACCCGCGACTGTTTGTCGGCAACCCGGTCTTCTCGGATATGCTCCATCCCAGCGGCAAGGCCTATCCCGCCCCCGGATTCGCGGCGACCCTGCCTCAGGATCAGAGGGCCACGCCCCGGCCCGCAGCACGTCTGGGGCAACATACCGACGAGGTTCTGGCCAATTTGCTGGGGCTTTCCGGACTGGAAATCGGCCGGCTGCATGACGCCGGCATTGTTGCAGGACCCTCACAATGA
- a CDS encoding acyl-CoA dehydrogenase, with translation MASETHTEIRDAVRRLCGQFPGPYWRAKDRDRAYPTEFVTALTEAGFLSVLIPEAYGGSGLGLSAATAVLEEIHRSGSNGGACHAQMYTMGTLLKHGSEAQKQAYLPKIASGEIRLQAFGVTEPGAGTDTTRISTFARRDGDDFVVNGQKIWISRAEHSDLMVLLCRTTAREDAARSSDGMSVLLVDLRQAIGHGLTIRPIRTMLNHATTELFFDDLRVPAANLIGEEGKGFRYILDGMNAERILIAAECIGDAKFFIDRASAYAKEREVFGGPIGANQGVQFPIARAHIQMSAAELMVQHAADLFDAGQPCGTEANMAKMLASEASWFAADTAIQVHGGFGFAEDYDIERKFRETRLYQVAPISTNLILSHVGTHVLGMPKSF, from the coding sequence ATGGCTTCAGAAACCCACACAGAGATTCGGGACGCCGTGCGGCGTCTCTGCGGTCAGTTTCCCGGGCCCTACTGGAGGGCCAAGGACCGTGACCGCGCCTATCCCACAGAATTCGTCACCGCCCTGACCGAAGCCGGCTTCCTGTCCGTGCTGATTCCCGAAGCCTATGGCGGCTCTGGGTTGGGCTTGTCTGCGGCCACGGCCGTCCTCGAAGAGATCCACCGGTCAGGCAGCAATGGCGGCGCATGCCATGCCCAGATGTACACCATGGGCACCCTGCTCAAGCATGGCAGCGAGGCCCAGAAGCAGGCCTATTTGCCAAAGATTGCGTCCGGAGAGATCCGCCTGCAGGCCTTCGGGGTCACTGAACCCGGGGCCGGCACTGACACCACCCGCATTAGCACTTTCGCGCGCCGCGATGGCGATGACTTTGTGGTCAATGGCCAGAAGATCTGGATCAGCCGTGCCGAACACTCCGACCTGATGGTCCTGCTGTGCCGCACAACGGCGCGGGAAGACGCCGCAAGGTCCAGCGACGGCATGAGTGTCCTGCTGGTCGATCTGCGCCAGGCCATCGGACACGGCCTGACCATCCGCCCCATCCGGACCATGCTCAATCACGCCACCACAGAGCTTTTCTTTGACGACCTGCGGGTCCCGGCCGCCAATCTGATCGGCGAGGAAGGCAAGGGTTTCCGCTATATCCTCGACGGCATGAACGCCGAAAGGATCCTGATCGCCGCCGAGTGCATCGGCGACGCCAAGTTCTTCATCGACCGGGCCAGCGCCTATGCCAAGGAACGGGAGGTGTTCGGCGGGCCGATTGGCGCCAATCAGGGGGTCCAGTTTCCCATAGCCCGCGCCCATATCCAGATGAGCGCAGCCGAGCTGATGGTGCAGCACGCCGCCGACCTGTTCGACGCAGGTCAGCCCTGCGGCACGGAGGCCAATATGGCCAAGATGCTCGCCTCCGAGGCCTCCTGGTTCGCGGCGGATACTGCAATCCAGGTGCATGGCGGCTTCGGTTTCGCCGAGGACTATGACATCGAGCGGAAGTTCCGGGAGACCCGGCTCTATCAAGTGGCCCCGATCTCCACCAATCTGATCCTCAGCCACGTGGGCACCCACGTGCTGGGCATGCCCAAGAGCTTCTGA
- a CDS encoding nucleoside-diphosphate kinase, which produces MTERTFSIIKPDATKRNLTGKINAVIEDAGLRIVAQRRIQMTEAQAKKFYEVHAERPFYGELVETMTSAPVVVQVLEGDNAMARYREVMGATNPEQAAEGTIRKLFALNVGENSVHGSDSQENAKLEIAQFFTDADIVG; this is translated from the coding sequence ATGACTGAACGCACCTTCTCGATCATCAAGCCCGACGCGACCAAGCGCAACCTGACCGGCAAGATCAACGCCGTGATCGAAGACGCGGGCCTGCGTATTGTGGCTCAGCGCCGCATCCAGATGACCGAAGCCCAGGCCAAGAAGTTCTACGAAGTCCACGCCGAGCGCCCCTTCTATGGCGAACTGGTCGAAACCATGACCTCGGCCCCAGTGGTCGTGCAGGTTCTGGAAGGCGACAACGCCATGGCCCGCTATCGCGAAGTCATGGGCGCCACCAACCCTGAGCAGGCTGCTGAAGGCACCATCCGCAAGCTGTTCGCCCTGAATGTCGGCGAAAATTCGGTCCATGGTTCTGACAGCCAGGAAAACGCCAAGCTCGAAATCGCCCAGTTCTTCACTGATGCCGACATCGTCGGCTAA
- a CDS encoding glycosyl transferase family 1, producing the protein MLQINDLTFDSWGRRFFDHATVSLPVSAKVGLVGRNGVGKSTLFKLVLDQLHAGDGEISYPKTARVASVDQEHPATPVSLLDTVLAADEERERLTASLETADPEHLGEIYARLSEIGADRAPSRAAEILSGLGFSHADLSRAMAEFSGGWRMRVALAAALFAEPDLLLLDEPTNYLDLEGALWLEARLRRYPNTAIIISHDREILNNSVDHILHLIDGKLDLYPGNYDNFERQREERARLQESTRSKVDAQRAHLQAFVDRFRAKASKAAQAQSRLKQLAKLPPVSPVAAEHTAPFILPSPEKPLPPPLIRLEGVSAGYEAGKPILKGMNLRIDLDDRIGILGVNGAGKSTFAKLVAGALEPQSGEMRRDRRLKVGWFHQHQIEAMDPSDTPLEIIRRAMPESSEASRRARLAQWGIGFQKVETKVANLSGGERARLLLNMVALEAPHLLILDEPTNHLDIDSRRALLDALNDYEGAVILITHDRSLMELVADRLWFAADGGLAPFEGDMDDYAKLVIERSRAAARSPTQVKTEAPPPPPKQIAPKAKVPTGPARRRAESAEAALARATAAVADLDKALTDPKVFAQNPARAAELGRERNQAQAKLEAAEAEWLDAVEAYEAIRQET; encoded by the coding sequence ATGTTGCAAATCAACGATCTGACCTTCGACTCCTGGGGACGCCGGTTCTTCGACCACGCGACCGTCAGCCTGCCTGTGAGCGCAAAGGTCGGTCTGGTGGGCCGAAACGGGGTCGGCAAGTCCACGCTTTTCAAGCTTGTGCTGGACCAGCTCCACGCCGGTGATGGCGAAATCAGCTATCCCAAGACGGCCCGCGTGGCTTCGGTTGACCAGGAACATCCTGCGACACCTGTCAGCCTGCTGGACACCGTGCTCGCCGCCGATGAGGAGCGCGAGCGCCTGACCGCCAGCCTGGAAACAGCTGACCCCGAGCACCTGGGCGAAATCTATGCCCGCCTGTCGGAAATCGGTGCGGACCGGGCGCCGAGCCGAGCAGCTGAAATCCTTTCCGGCCTTGGTTTTTCCCACGCAGACCTGTCGCGGGCCATGGCGGAGTTTTCCGGAGGCTGGCGGATGCGGGTGGCGCTGGCTGCGGCCCTGTTCGCCGAGCCGGACCTGCTGCTGCTCGATGAGCCCACCAACTATCTCGACCTTGAGGGCGCCCTCTGGCTGGAAGCCCGCCTGCGCCGCTATCCCAACACGGCGATCATCATCAGCCACGATCGCGAAATCCTGAACAATTCCGTCGACCACATACTGCATCTGATCGACGGCAAGCTGGACCTCTATCCCGGCAATTACGACAATTTCGAGCGCCAGCGCGAAGAGCGGGCGCGGCTCCAGGAATCCACCCGCTCCAAGGTCGATGCCCAGCGCGCCCACCTTCAGGCCTTCGTGGACCGGTTCCGGGCCAAGGCTTCCAAGGCCGCCCAGGCCCAGTCGCGCCTGAAGCAGCTGGCCAAGCTTCCGCCGGTGTCGCCAGTGGCCGCAGAGCATACCGCGCCCTTCATCCTGCCCTCGCCGGAAAAGCCCCTGCCCCCGCCCCTCATCCGGCTGGAAGGTGTCTCTGCCGGTTATGAAGCGGGAAAGCCGATCCTCAAGGGCATGAACCTTCGCATCGACCTGGATGACCGTATCGGCATTCTGGGGGTGAATGGCGCAGGCAAGTCCACCTTCGCCAAGCTGGTGGCCGGCGCCCTGGAGCCCCAGTCAGGAGAAATGCGTCGTGACAGGCGCCTGAAGGTTGGCTGGTTTCACCAGCACCAGATCGAGGCCATGGATCCCAGCGACACCCCGCTGGAAATCATCCGCCGCGCCATGCCCGAATCCAGTGAGGCCAGCCGCCGCGCCCGCCTGGCCCAATGGGGAATCGGTTTCCAGAAGGTCGAGACCAAGGTCGCCAACCTGTCCGGCGGCGAGCGGGCCCGCCTGTTGCTGAACATGGTAGCACTCGAAGCCCCTCACCTTCTGATCCTCGACGAACCCACCAACCACCTGGACATAGACAGCCGCCGCGCCCTGCTGGACGCCCTCAATGACTATGAGGGCGCGGTGATCCTGATCACCCACGACAGGTCACTGATGGAGCTGGTGGCTGACCGTCTCTGGTTTGCAGCTGACGGTGGTCTGGCGCCCTTCGAGGGCGACATGGATGACTATGCAAAGCTGGTGATCGAGCGCTCAAGGGCCGCCGCGCGTAGCCCTACCCAGGTCAAGACCGAAGCCCCACCACCGCCGCCAAAGCAGATCGCGCCCAAGGCCAAGGTGCCGACAGGCCCCGCCCGCCGCCGGGCCGAAAGTGCTGAGGCCGCCCTGGCGCGCGCAACTGCGGCTGTCGCAGACCTGGACAAGGCCCTTACTGATCCAAAGGTCTTTGCCCAGAATCCCGCCCGGGCTGCAGAGCTTGGTCGGGAGCGCAACCAGGCCCAGGCCAAGCTCGAAGCTGCAGAGGCGGAATGGCTGGACGCCGTCGAGGCCTATGAAGCCATCCGGCAAGAGACCTGA
- a CDS encoding peptidase inhibitor I78, with product MEADGAGMGETGMSLHKTFILVLLLGVAGCASEPAQKPPATSPAPLPPVSPAPRPQAEDQCKSGQAMALIGRSRREIPVPVLPALQRVACTTCPITMDYNPRRLNFFFDAETGLIKEVRCG from the coding sequence CTGGAAGCAGATGGCGCGGGGATGGGAGAAACAGGGATGAGTTTGCACAAGACTTTTATCCTCGTCCTGCTTCTGGGTGTCGCGGGGTGCGCCAGTGAGCCCGCTCAAAAGCCGCCAGCCACATCGCCCGCGCCCTTGCCGCCAGTTTCACCCGCGCCCAGGCCTCAGGCTGAGGATCAGTGCAAGTCCGGTCAGGCTATGGCGCTGATTGGCAGATCCCGACGTGAAATACCTGTGCCTGTCCTGCCTGCCCTTCAACGGGTGGCCTGCACGACCTGTCCGATCACCATGGATTATAATCCACGGCGGCTGAATTTCTTCTTCGACGCCGAAACCGGCCTGATCAAGGAGGTCAGGTGCGGCTAG
- a CDS encoding DNA polymerase III subunit chi translates to MTAAEVWFYHLERSSLDQVLPELLEKTLAKGWKAVVRPPSNELLERLDQWLWSYRDDSFLPHGPSAEPAAARQPIVLTTGPENPNQAQALFLVEGAPVQDVEGYERCVILFDGADEAALARARGQWKAVKASGAAASYWKQMARGWEKQG, encoded by the coding sequence GTGACCGCCGCCGAGGTCTGGTTCTATCACCTGGAGAGGTCGAGCCTGGATCAGGTTCTGCCCGAACTTCTGGAGAAGACCCTGGCGAAGGGATGGAAGGCGGTCGTCCGCCCGCCTTCCAACGAGCTGCTCGAGCGGCTGGACCAGTGGCTGTGGTCCTATCGCGATGACAGCTTCCTTCCCCATGGCCCGTCTGCCGAGCCAGCCGCTGCGAGGCAGCCGATCGTTCTGACCACAGGTCCTGAAAACCCCAACCAGGCGCAGGCACTGTTTCTGGTGGAAGGCGCTCCGGTCCAGGACGTGGAAGGCTATGAGCGGTGCGTGATCCTGTTTGATGGCGCTGATGAGGCAGCGCTTGCCCGGGCGCGGGGCCAATGGAAAGCGGTCAAGGCGTCTGGCGCCGCCGCAAGCTACTGGAAGCAGATGGCGCGGGGATGGGAGAAACAGGGATGA
- a CDS encoding leucyl aminopeptidase, with protein sequence MQIAFVAADKVLPADAVLGLLIPEGSDLLAAGGSYARAASGTRFTGGKGQTLDILGSDAAARIVLIGVGKAGEFDATAAENGAASAYGHVKACGLSSLRLVLPVDDADLAAHAALGARLASYRFDKYRTKEKAEVKPSIANVELVTASSDAASAAFAPLAALADAVSFARDLVSEPPNVLYPAEFARRAKSLESLGLQVEILGEAEMAKLGMGSLLGVGQGSVRESQLAVLKWNGAADPAAQPIAFVGKGVCFDTGGISLKPADGMEDMKWDMGGAAAVAGLMHVLAGRKAKVNAVGILGLVENMPDGNAQRPGDVVTSMSGQTIEIINTDAEGRLVLADAVWYCQDRFKPKFIVDLATLTGAIIISLGNDYAGLFSNNDELADNLLAASKVESEPLWRMPLPPQYDKGIDSVIADMKNTGGRPGGSITAALFIQRFVNGVPWAHLDIASTAWAKPSSKPTSPDGATGYGVRLLNRMVADKYEG encoded by the coding sequence ATGCAAATCGCCTTCGTCGCCGCCGACAAAGTCCTTCCTGCAGACGCTGTGCTGGGCCTGTTGATCCCCGAGGGATCAGACCTTCTGGCGGCAGGGGGAAGCTATGCCCGGGCAGCTTCCGGTACCCGTTTTACGGGGGGCAAGGGGCAAACCCTGGACATTCTGGGTTCTGACGCCGCGGCGCGGATTGTTCTGATCGGGGTCGGCAAGGCGGGTGAATTTGACGCCACGGCGGCGGAAAATGGCGCGGCCTCAGCCTATGGCCACGTGAAGGCCTGCGGCCTGTCGTCGCTGCGGCTGGTTCTGCCAGTGGACGACGCTGATCTTGCAGCCCATGCGGCGCTTGGTGCGCGGCTGGCAAGCTACCGGTTTGACAAGTACCGGACCAAGGAAAAGGCCGAGGTGAAGCCGTCCATCGCCAATGTGGAGTTGGTCACGGCCAGTTCAGACGCAGCCAGCGCGGCCTTTGCGCCGTTGGCGGCCCTGGCCGACGCGGTCAGCTTCGCCCGGGATCTGGTTTCCGAGCCGCCGAACGTCCTGTACCCGGCCGAATTCGCCCGCCGCGCCAAATCGCTGGAGAGCCTGGGCCTGCAGGTGGAGATCCTTGGCGAGGCGGAAATGGCCAAGCTGGGCATGGGGTCCTTGCTGGGTGTCGGTCAGGGAAGCGTCCGGGAAAGCCAGCTGGCGGTCCTGAAGTGGAATGGCGCGGCTGACCCGGCGGCGCAGCCCATCGCCTTCGTCGGCAAGGGCGTGTGCTTTGACACCGGCGGCATCAGCCTGAAGCCCGCTGACGGCATGGAAGACATGAAGTGGGACATGGGCGGCGCGGCCGCGGTGGCCGGCCTCATGCACGTCCTGGCGGGCCGCAAGGCCAAGGTGAACGCCGTCGGTATTCTGGGTCTTGTCGAGAACATGCCCGATGGCAACGCCCAACGGCCTGGCGATGTGGTCACCTCCATGTCCGGCCAGACCATCGAGATCATCAATACCGACGCCGAAGGCCGTTTGGTGCTGGCTGACGCCGTCTGGTATTGTCAGGACCGCTTCAAGCCGAAGTTCATTGTCGATCTGGCGACCCTGACCGGGGCCATCATCATTTCCCTGGGCAATGACTATGCCGGTCTGTTCAGCAACAATGACGAGCTTGCCGACAACCTGCTTGCGGCCTCCAAGGTCGAGTCCGAGCCCCTGTGGCGCATGCCCCTGCCGCCACAGTACGACAAGGGCATAGACAGCGTAATCGCAGATATGAAGAACACCGGCGGCCGCCCCGGCGGCTCCATCACTGCGGCCCTATTCATCCAGCGTTTCGTCAATGGCGTGCCCTGGGCACACCTGGACATCGCCTCCACGGCCTGGGCCAAGCCTTCAAGCAAGCCCACCAGCCCGGATGGCGCCACCGGCTACGGCGTACGCTTGCTCAACCGCATGGTTGCAGACAAGTACGAAGGCTGA
- the lptF gene encoding LPS export ABC transporter permease LptF has product MRLIDRYLLKQLLTPTLLAITALTAVALLSTSLSQLEIIVSQRQSALIFLEVTLLAMPQLINMVMPIALFVAALMTLNRLHVDQEIVVCFAGGMSRWRVISPALRLASVLTVLALVLNLWVQPASLRAMREVLFQVRTDLASTLVREGEFTAPVPGLTVYAQSIDNGGLIHNLFIHQARPDGAATTYTADEGRIIKRGGKPVLEMHKGSTQEFSKRGVLNYLTFDDYPFELSSLSSSSELVHYKPSDRYLHELFFPDLTQDWEKRNYEKLLAEGHARLSTPLYNLTFMCFALWAIVGGGFSRMGYGRRMAAIGAAAAILRIIGFAVEAASENDPWLNVMQYVIPVAGAAWALAGIFRQRVSRFIDIRKTRTARFVGQAGAA; this is encoded by the coding sequence ATGCGCCTGATTGACCGATATCTGCTGAAACAATTGCTGACGCCAACCCTGCTGGCGATCACGGCCCTGACGGCTGTCGCCCTGCTGTCCACAAGCCTGAGCCAGCTCGAAATCATTGTCAGTCAAAGGCAGAGCGCCCTGATCTTCCTGGAAGTCACGCTCCTGGCCATGCCGCAATTGATCAACATGGTCATGCCCATCGCCCTCTTTGTCGCCGCCCTGATGACCCTGAACCGTCTTCACGTCGACCAGGAAATCGTCGTCTGTTTTGCTGGGGGCATGAGCCGCTGGCGGGTCATTTCCCCTGCCCTGCGGCTGGCCTCGGTCCTGACCGTCCTTGCCCTTGTCCTGAACCTGTGGGTTCAGCCGGCCTCCCTGCGGGCCATGCGCGAGGTCCTGTTCCAGGTCCGGACGGATCTGGCCTCAACCCTGGTGCGGGAAGGCGAATTCACCGCGCCCGTCCCCGGTCTGACCGTCTATGCCCAGAGCATCGACAATGGCGGCCTGATCCATAACCTGTTCATCCATCAGGCCAGACCTGATGGCGCCGCCACCACATACACGGCTGATGAGGGCCGCATCATCAAGCGGGGCGGAAAGCCCGTCCTTGAAATGCACAAGGGCTCCACCCAGGAGTTCTCAAAGCGCGGGGTTCTCAACTACCTTACCTTTGACGACTACCCGTTTGAACTGTCTTCGCTTTCAAGCTCCAGTGAGCTTGTCCACTACAAGCCGTCGGACCGGTATCTGCACGAACTGTTCTTTCCGGATCTCACCCAGGATTGGGAAAAGCGGAACTATGAAAAGCTGCTGGCGGAGGGCCACGCCAGGCTGTCAACGCCGCTCTACAACCTGACCTTCATGTGCTTCGCCCTCTGGGCCATTGTCGGCGGGGGCTTTTCTCGTATGGGCTATGGACGGCGCATGGCCGCGATCGGCGCTGCAGCGGCGATACTGCGCATCATCGGTTTCGCCGTTGAGGCCGCCAGCGAAAATGACCCCTGGCTCAATGTCATGCAGTACGTCATTCCCGTGGCGGGCGCCGCATGGGCCTTGGCCGGGATCTTCCGCCAGAGGGTCTCGCGGTTCATCGATATCCGTAAGACCCGCACGGCGCGCTTCGTCGGCCAGGCAGGAGCGGCGTAG
- a CDS encoding LPS export ABC transporter permease LptG gives MGRLERYVLFRTFAGIGSALAVISAVILLVQFVDLSRSVGVRADVGVGDLFIMTLFKSPGLILLLLPFVFLGGGMSAYIGMNRRSELVAMRAAGVSAWRFIIPSAASAFLIGALTVTLFNPLAADLSARFESKRASLMDNYLGDTPKEVWMRQGDEKNLMVIHAKARDNRQGQVRLKGVSVYIYQKDEQGLPRFKRRLEAASAELIPGFWRLTDVREASAGENSVRSDSLSIRSTLDAESAMERFSSPDSIAFWKLPNAIKQTELAGFSAAGYRLRLEQLLATPLLFAAMAVLAAAFSLRLDRLGGLAGLAGVGAAFGFVFFFFNQFSGALAGADIIPLSMAAWAPPTIALLSGLMLLCYTEDG, from the coding sequence ATGGGGCGGCTTGAGCGCTATGTTCTCTTCCGGACCTTTGCCGGAATCGGTTCCGCCCTGGCGGTGATCTCGGCCGTGATCCTGCTGGTGCAATTTGTGGATCTCTCCCGCTCTGTGGGGGTCAGGGCTGACGTCGGGGTCGGCGACCTCTTCATCATGACCCTTTTCAAGTCTCCCGGGCTGATCCTGCTCCTCCTGCCCTTCGTGTTTCTGGGTGGGGGCATGAGCGCCTATATCGGCATGAACCGTCGAAGCGAGCTGGTCGCCATGCGGGCGGCAGGTGTATCCGCCTGGCGTTTCATCATTCCCTCCGCCGCCTCAGCCTTCCTGATCGGCGCCCTGACGGTCACCCTTTTCAACCCCTTGGCGGCGGACCTTTCAGCAAGGTTTGAAAGCAAGCGCGCCAGTCTCATGGACAACTATCTTGGCGACACGCCCAAGGAAGTCTGGATGAGGCAGGGAGATGAAAAGAACCTGATGGTGATCCATGCCAAGGCCAGGGACAACCGACAGGGACAGGTGCGATTGAAGGGCGTTTCGGTCTACATCTATCAGAAGGACGAACAGGGGCTGCCGAGGTTCAAGCGGCGGCTTGAGGCGGCAAGCGCAGAGCTCATACCCGGCTTCTGGCGCCTGACAGATGTGCGCGAAGCGTCCGCCGGCGAAAACTCGGTGCGATCCGACTCACTTTCAATTCGATCCACCCTTGATGCGGAATCCGCCATGGAGCGGTTCTCGTCGCCAGACTCCATTGCCTTCTGGAAACTGCCGAACGCGATCAAGCAGACCGAACTCGCCGGCTTCAGCGCTGCGGGCTACAGACTGCGCCTGGAACAGCTTCTGGCCACGCCCCTGCTGTTTGCAGCCATGGCGGTTCTGGCGGCGGCGTTTTCCCTGCGCCTCGACCGTCTGGGCGGTCTCGCCGGACTGGCGGGGGTCGGCGCCGCCTTCGGGTTTGTGTTCTTCTTCTTCAACCAGTTTTCTGGCGCCCTGGCCGGCGCAGATATCATTCCCCTGTCCATGGCCGCCTGGGCGCCGCCAACCATCGCCCTGCTGTCGGGACTCATGCTCCTCTGCTACACAGAGGATGGTTAG